The genome window aaatttttgattgaaaaattttaaatccacTGAAATCATTCAAGTCATTAAATTCTCTGCACAAAAGGTAATttgttatttcattaattgtgTAATCACCGAatcgagaaataattatttcgatgTTCTTTTTATAGAAGTAACATACGTGGGATCAGCAAAGGAGTCAGACAGAAAATTTCCACTCCTAAAAGAAGTATTCGATGCATTCCCGGAAATTCCAATTAATATCGACATCAAAGTCAACGATGACAGGTTAATTTCGAAGGTCTCAGACTTGATTAAACAGTACAATCGTGAGGAATACACAGTGTGGGGTAATTTCAGCAATGAAATAACTCGGAAATGCTACGAAACAGTCAGTAAACCAACCTCCACACTTCATAAAATTCCCGCAATAaactttaacatttttttaattgatatctTTCACAGAATCCAAaggttaatttatttttctcgatGAAGCGAGTGATGACCCTCATACTTCTCATGTATTCTGGACTCTTGCCATTCGTTTCTCTTAAGGAGACTCacctagaaatatttttaccctCAATCTACCTCAggtaatttaaaaatcaagtctatcatctattttatttcataaaaaatgcatATGGCAGCTTTCATTAAGTTTCTCCTTAATAACTCGATGAAAAGCCATAGGAGAGGACTCCAAATAAAAGTTTTTATGACTCACTTCCATCCTGAGTATTTccctagaaaaaaattgatggattaACGTTCCACCACTTCAGTATTTAATTACTGATGGATAactacaataaaataattcgttccattattaattattccccaGAAGAAAAGGCGGTCTCTCAGCAACATTCCTACCTCTTCACAAAGTCGTCTGCCACATGAcgaatttattgttaataagACCGTGTTTGTTCAACCATTTACAAGCACGGGGTATTCACGTAAGTACAGCACTTctcatattttattcatatcGAAACGTAcgactaaaaaattatgaataaccCTGAATATCAGTGAAACACGCGACGAATAATGTAAGTCAACTGATAATGTTGACTACCCAAAGAGTTATTGACAGTTTGTTAGTCATTTTAGCGGCGTTAAACTGAAAATTTACGAAATTCATTGTTTTCAGGTTTATTTTTGGGTTTTAAACAGAGAAGAAGAGTATGAACGTGCCTTCAGATTAGGGGCAACCGGGGTAATGACGGATTATCCTACAAAATTGAAGacatttttgaataataattacgaGGTGAATGTCGATAAAacttaattgatatttttgaaatagtTTGATAAGGTTTTGAACTTTCACTCTACAGTACATTTGATTATCAGCACAATTCTAGTCTCTAAGGCCACTGCTGtgtacataatttatttatgaatttaattgttcGTATTTTTCGCTTGTGATACAGTTTAGTCTGA of Diachasmimorpha longicaudata isolate KC_UGA_2023 chromosome 3, iyDiaLong2, whole genome shotgun sequence contains these proteins:
- the LOC135160865 gene encoding lysophospholipase D GDPD1-like isoform X1 encodes the protein MLLYTLLGGYVLSSFILFKYPMLIHKKKKIRFRCRHISHRGGAGESYENTMSAFRRAVKIGTEMLELDCHLTKDEEVVVSHDQNLFRSTGLNKNINEVNYTDLPLLKSCLPIDFDPEVTYVGSAKESDRKFPLLKEVFDAFPEIPINIDIKVNDDRLISKVSDLIKQYNREEYTVWGNFSNEITRKCYETNPKVNLFFSMKRVMTLILLMYSGLLPFVSLKETHLEIFLPSIYLRRKGGLSATFLPLHKVVCHMTNLLLIRPCLFNHLQARGIHVYFWVLNREEEYERAFRLGATGVMTDYPTKLKTFLNNNYEVNVDKT
- the LOC135160865 gene encoding lysophospholipase D GDPD1-like isoform X2; its protein translation is MLLYTLLGGYVLSSFILFKYPMLIHKKKKIRFRCRHISHRGGAGESYENTMSAFRRAVKIGTEMLELDCHLTKDEEVVVSHDQNLFRSTGLNKNINEVNYTDLPLLKSCLPIDFDPEVTYVGSAKESDRKFPLLKEVFDAFPEIPINIDIKVNDDRLISKVSDLIKQYNREEYTVWGNFSNEITRKCYETNPKVNLFFSMKRVMTLILLMYSGLLPFVSLKETHLEIFLPSIYLRKGGLSATFLPLHKVVCHMTNLLLIRPCLFNHLQARGIHVYFWVLNREEEYERAFRLGATGVMTDYPTKLKTFLNNNYEVNVDKT